A single region of the Cucumis melo cultivar AY chromosome 3, USDA_Cmelo_AY_1.0, whole genome shotgun sequence genome encodes:
- the LOC103487963 gene encoding deoxyuridine 5'-triphosphate nucleotidohydrolase yields the protein MFGLAGSKALKTGVLGSATDFVQTGPCARRSRRKMAGNIGAIVDNGAFLSRLPRYKPHLSSSNSKSNRINFRFNSYFSQTLKMAQNGTSEVQESLRSPKVQKLTHDNGESENVSKSSMLLRVKKLSEKAVLPSRASALSAGYDLSSAVETKVPARGKVLVPTDLSIAIPEGTYARIAPRSGLALKHAIDVGAGVIDADYRGPVGVILFNHSDVDFEVKAGDRIAQMILEKIVTPEVMEVEDLDSTLRGEGGFGSTGV from the exons ATGTTCGGGTTGGCCGGTTCAAAAGCATTGAAAACCGGTGTACTTGGTTCGGCCACTGACTTCGTTCAAACCGGACCGTGCGCAAGGCGATCGCGACGCAAAATGGCGGGAAATATTGGCGCCATTGTCGACAATGGAGCATTTCTTTCTCGTCTTCCGAGATATAAACCccatttatcttcctccaattCTAAATCCAACCGCATCAATTTcaggttcaattcctatttcTCTCAAACCCTAAAGATGGCGCAGAACGGCACTTCAGAAGTTCAGGAATCGTTGCGGTCGCCCAAGGTGCAGAAGCTTACTCACGACAATGGCGAATCTGAAAATGTTAGCAAGTCATCGATGCTTCTCAGAGTGAAAAAGCTGTCTGAGAAAGCCGTGTTGCCATCGCGAGCCTCCGCTCTCTCCGCTGGTTACGACCTTTCAAG TGCAGTAGAGACGAAGGTCCCTGCTCGAGGGAAAGTTCTGGTTCCAACTGACTTGAGCATTGCGATTCCGGAAGGAACTTACGCTCGGATCG CGCCGCGCTCTGGTTTGGCTTTGAAGCATGCGATCGATGTTGGTGCTGGTGTTATTGATGCTGATTACAGAGGCCCTGTGGGAGTGATACTGTTCAATCACTCCGATGTGGACTTTGAGGTGAAAGCGGGCGACAGGATCGCTCAGATGATTCTTGAGAAAATTGTGACGCCGGAGGTGATGGAGGTCGAGGATTTGGATTCCACTCTCAGAGGTGAAGGTGGCTTTGGCTCCACAGGTGTTTGA